The following nucleotide sequence is from Roseivirga sp. BDSF3-8.
TCCCTTACCTTCTTCCATCGGGACGTTTCACTGGGAAACGATCTGTCCTCCGCAATCCGGAGAGCCCGGTCCAGAGCTACCCAGCACATGACGCGCGAGTGTAAAAACTCCTGCTTCTGAGAGCGAACCTCCCATATGCCGTGGTCCTTTTTCTTCCAGTTTTCACAGAGAAAGTTCACCTGCTTCTCCACCTTCTTCCAGAACTGGTAGCTAATAGAGCCTCCATGTTTATTATACAGATATATCGTATCAATAAACTCTCCGTAAATGTCCATCTGAGTCTGTTGATAGGCACCATTACCTATACGTACCGGTTTAGCCCCACGGTAGCCCTCCAGGTGGTCTAGCTCTACCTCCTCCAGCTCCTTGGTGCCATCTATGCCGTACATTATCTGTAGCTCCGTGTCCTCCAGTCGCTTCCGTATCCAGTTCATGAAACCTTCTGCCTCATTCATATAACCAAGTCGCAGAAAGGCATACATCGTAAATGCAGCGTCCCTTAACCAGGTAAACCGGTAGTCCCAGTTACGCGTACCACCCGGTGATTCAGGAAGGCCAAAGGTGCCGGCTGCTACCACAGACCCGAACTGGTAATTCGTGAGTAGCTTCAGTGTCATTGCAGAGCGGTTGACCTCCTCTTTCCATCGTCCCTGATAGTTACTTTTTGAGGACCACTCCTTCCAATAGCTTATCGTAGATTGCATCTTACTCTCCGGATCCAGGTGATCCTGCTGGTGGTCTGCCACCTCCATTATCAGATCTACCGTTTCCTGCTCCTTTAGGGTGATCGTTGTTTCTGTCCCCTTTTTTGCTACTTCCATGTCCAGGTCGCAAAAAAGGCGTATATTATTTTGCTCCCCCGTCGGATCCTTAAATAGATATGCACCTGCAGATGTTTCTTTTTCTATTTCACAGCCGTGCCGTGCATAACCAAAAGAAGGGCTACAGGAAATACGGAATGTCAGTTGCCCCCTCACGATGCGTAGTCGCCGGATGAGGCTACATCGCTCTTCTGTTTTTTTAACCGGCATGAAATCAATGAGCTCCGCCACGCCATCTGCCGCCAGAAATCTCGTCATGAGTATGGCCGTGTCAGGCAGATACATCTGCTTGTGAGTCACATTATCATGAAGGCAATCAATGCTAAAGCTTCCGCCTTTATCTGCATCAAGCAGGGAAGTGAAAATGGTTGGGCTGTCTATTCTCGTAAAGGGCATGAAGTTTATCGTGCCTCTTATTGATACCAGCGCTATGGTATGCAAGTTACCGATCAGTCCATGATCCTGTATAGGAGGATACCTCCCATCATAGCCGTCACGGCCAGCAATTTTGTCGCTCATGCATCATTAACATGCATAGCATCAGTCGGTTTAGATTACACAGACAAAATTACCGTAAGGATTAAGGGAAAGCAGCGCAATTACCCGCCCGAAGTACAGATAAGACTGCCTGAATGACGTTCTAATCTGCCTGTTTTACCTCGTTGATAAATACCGCCGATGCCCTCGCCGCTTTTTCAATGGCCTCACTGATCGCCGCCTGTTCCGCTTTTTTCTGTGTTTCAGCCAGGTCAGAGTCATCCTCTGCCCGCGTAAATACAGCCTCAGTTGAAATGATGTCTGAAAAAGGCACCACTGTGGTGCGCGTATCCATCAGGAGAGCCTCACAAGTAGCATAGGCCTTTATTTCATCTTTTTTAAACAGTTTACTATCCCGGTAAATGTCGCTTTCTGCTTTAATGATAAACACCATATCACACTGCATGCGGGCGGCCGCCTCCCGAAGCTGGGTAATATTGGCATCCGAACTAATCAGAAGCGAGGGTATGAGAGATACACGACTCACCTGCCCGGTGGCAGTCATCTCTTTTCGTATGCGTGAAATATAATCCTCCTGCAATTCAGGAGCACTGGAAGAAGCATAATTATACCCCCATTTACCAAAGTTGCGTGACCGGATAGCGTAATAGAAAACAGCGATACGGATATCACTTGCGTAATCGATCTCCCCATCCAGTAAAGTAGCCACATCCGCTTCACTAAGCTGGGCGGCAGAGTCACTGAAAAGATTAGACGTTATGGTCTTTTCCTGGTAAATAGGGTAGACAGGCTGCGGGCTGCTTTGTCGAACCGGCACGTGCGGAGAGCAGGCTATTGATACCATAGCCATTATCACTGTCGCCAAATATGAAATCCTAAGCATAACAAAAATTAAAATCGAAGAGTGAAAATAGTTCTGACTTCTGGTTCAGACTCCACAGACAGATCTCCATTATGCAATTGCATTATTTGTCTGCTAAGGCTGAGGCCGATACCCGATCCGGTTTTTTTGGTTGTATAAAATGGAATAAATATTCGTTCTCTTGCTTCCGGAATGATACCAGGCCCATTGTCGCTTACCTGTATTACCGGGCGCTGATCAACACCCATACCTCCACTAAGTTCTACCCGGCCATTCTCCCTTCCCGTTAATGCCTCTCGTCCGTTTTTGATCAGGTTTATTAATATCATTTCAATAAGCTGCTGATCTGCCATCAGAAGGATAGACTCAGTAGGAGGGTGGTAGTCCATAGATATACCCGTATCTCTGAATTCAGTCCGCATCAAGTGGGCCACATGATCCAGCAGGTCCCTCATCTCAAAACGTGTAAACTCAGGCTCAGGTATATTCGTAAAGTCCCGATACGCATCAACAAAGCGAACCAGTCCTTTACTACGATTTCCTATTGTTTGCAAGCCCTCCTGTATATCCTCCAGCGCTTCGTCATTTACCTCACCATTTTCATCATGAAGATCCTCCTTCAGAATATCATTCAGCGTACCCACCAGAGAGGCAATAGGCGTAATGCTGTTCATGATCTCATGGCGCAGGACCTTCGTTAGATTTTGCCAGGCCTGTATCTCATTTTGCTGTAGTTCAGAGCGTATATTCTGTAGCGAATACAGGCGCAGGTGTTTGCCATGCAGCCTTAGTTCCGTCACACTTATCGCCAGGTCTACATTAGGTCCTATCCGGTGCATCGCACGCTGGCCCAACTTCAGGCCTACCAGTAGCAAGTGCAGTACAGGGTGTTTATGATGGAGCTCATTTATATGTTTTAACTGGGGAAGGTCCAGCAGCCGTTTAGCCACTGGATTTATCAGTTCCACATTTCCATCAGAATCGAGGGCCAGCAGACCTACCGTTACATGCTGTACGATCGTGTGCAGGTACAGTTCATTCTCTTCACTGATAGAGCGCTGCTCACGGAAAGCATCTAACACTTCATTAAATGCCTGATTCAGTTGACGGAAGCTATCGCCAAGTTTATTGTCTGCATTAAAGCCGGATACAAAGTCAGAATAACGTACCGACTCCAGAAAGCGGGTAAGCTTGCGGTTTGTATTCTCTACAAAAAGAAACAGATTGTATATCTGTATGCCAATTACCACCCCTGTTACGCCGGTACTTACATACTTTTTGTCAAAATACAGCAAAAAACCAACGAATATACTTAAGGCGATGAGTAGCACCCTCCATAATACTCCGGTTCTGAATTCCTTAAAGACCATACTTCTCCAATCTGCGGTAAAGTGAAGACCTCGTAAGTCCCAGCTCAGTAGCAGCTTGCGTTATATTACCATTATATTTTTTCATCACTTTCCGGATCAGGATCTTCTCCACTTCCTCAAGGTGGTATTGCTCCAGCTGGATATTTTCTTCACCCTGCCCCCCGCTTTGTTCCCCGGGTCTCGCATTAAAGAAAAAGTCCTCCGGCTGCAATACATTACTTTGGCTCATAATTACAGCCCTCTCCACAGCATGCTGCAGTTCCCTTACATTACCAGGCCAGTTGTACTTCTGCATACGCTTCAGGGCTGCGGCGCTCACAGAGTGCACCTCCTTGCTGTACTTATGCGCATAATGTTTCAGGTAATGGTCTGCAAGTAGCTCAAGGTCCTCGCCACGCTCACGTAGTGGAGGTAGTATAATTTCAATGGTATTCACCCGGTATAGTAAATCCTGGCGAAAACTGTTTTGCCCCACCATATCATACAGATTCATATTCGTAGCACAGATCAGCCGGATATCCACATCACGGGTTTTATTTGACCCTACCCGCGTTACCTGGCGACTCTGAATGGCAGAAAGTAATTTTGCCTGCAGCGGAAGGCTCAGGTTACCAATCTCATCCAGGAACAGAGTGCCCCCTGACGCTACTTCAAACCGGCCTGCGCGTTCTTCTTTCGCATCGGTAAAGGCCCCTTTGGTGTGACCAAAGAGTTCACTTTCAAACAGTGATTCCGTGATTGCCCCCAGGTCCACACTGATAAATACCCCGTCGTGACGCTTACTCTTACGATGGATAGCCCTTGCTACCAGTTCCTTTCCCGTTCCATTTTCGCCAAGTATAAGCACATTTGCGTCCGTACCTGCCACACGGTCTATCGTTTCAAACACCTTCTGCATCGGGCCGCTTTTGCCCAATATGTCTACATATTTAAAGTCATTGTCCTCATTTATCTGCTTTTGCTTGTCCTTCAGGTCAGCCACCTCTGTACGAGACTGGCGAAGCCTCATGGCAGACATCATCGTGGCAAGTAGCTTTTCATTCTCCCATGGCTTAAGCACAAAGTCAGACGCCCCTTCTTTTATAGCCCTTACCGCAGTTTGCACATCTCCGTAAGCTGTAATCAGAACGACTACTGCCGAGGGGTCAATGGCAAGTATCTTATCCAGCCAGTAAAACCCCTCATGCCCGCTGCTCACGTCCTTCGTAAAATTCATGTCCAGCAGGATCACGTCGTATTGCTCATTATTCATGAGCGTAGGTATGGCTTCAGGGTTCTTTTCTATGTCAATACTCGTGAAGTGTCTCTTAAGGAACAGCCGGGCAGCACTAAGCACGTCCTGGTTGTCATCCACTACCAGTATTTTTCCGGGTATTTTACTGCTTTTGACAGATTGGCTCATATAATTGATGTATCAAATGTCTGGGGTGGCTCCACCACGGCATTTTTCCATTTTTCAAATACTATACCGCAATGGGTTAAATAATGGCCCGGAGCACTCGCTGAAGGTAAAAATATGTCCTAAGGCCTGCCTGCGGCCTTTAAAGGTAATTATTCCCGTGAATTATACCTTATATTTATGCTTTTCCTGCCGAGTGTGAAGTTAGGTTTGGTCGCAGACGAACAAGCGCGTTCGCTAGCGGACACCTGGATTTCGGCCAATTATAAAAAAGGCCCTCAGACTGCTAAATAGTACGCTTTTCATGTTTGGCACACTTGTTGGCTTACCGTGTACGAAACCAGATAAGCTTTATAAACTGAAATGGATCGAGTAATTAAGAAAAAACGGTGGACAACTAAGAAGATCATACTCGCAGGGGTGATAGTAGGAGCTGTGCTCTTCGCCTTGTATGGTTTTCTGTTTGCGGATAATCGCTCAAAAGTTAAAACCGAACGTGAGAAAATCACCATCTCTACGGTTAAGGAAGGAGAATTCCAGGAGTATATCCCCCGTTCAGGAACAGTGCAGCCTATACGCTCTATATATATGGATGCCATTGAAGGAGGTGTCGTTAAGCAGTTAGTGCGCGAAAGTGGTGATATGGTGGACAAAGGCGATACCATCATGATCCTGACGAACAGTAACCTGCAACTGGATGTGATGAACCGCGAGACCATGCTGTACGAACAGCTTAATAACCAGCGTAACATTCGCCTGAACCTGGATCAGAATACCCTTCGTTTGAAGCAGGATCTTGCCGAGATCGATTACCAGATTAAATTATTGGAACCTCAATATGAGCGATTTAAAGAGCTGTATGAGAAAAAGCTCGTATCCAAACGCGAATTTGAGGAAGTGAAGGAACCATACATGTACCAGCTCAACCGTCGCGAGCTTACTGTAAAGGCCTATAAAACTGATAGCATTAATATTGTAAGACAGCGTGCCCAGCTTCAGAATTCTGAAGACCGGATGCTCATGAGCCTGGATGCGGTAGGCCGTATTCTGGACAATCTTGTCGTCAGAGCCCCCATTACCGGACAGCTTACCACTCCGGACCTTGAGATAGGTGAATCTATCGATAGAGGCCAGAGTTTAGGCCAGGTAGATATAGTCGATAGCTTTAAAGTAAGAGTACCTATTGATGAATTATATCTTCCCCGTATCAAAGAGGGACAGAAAGGTACCTTCGACTTCAGCGGAGATACCTATGAACTTACAATAGAGAAAATCTTCCCTACCGTTACCAATGGGGTGTTTGAAGTAGACATGCACTTTGTAGGAGAACAGCCTGAGAACATCAAAAGAGGACAGACCCTCCGGGTAAGACTGCAACTTAGCGATCTTACTACCGCCACCTTGCTGCCTGTGGGTGGATTCTATCAAAATACCGGCGGTAACTGGGTATATGTTCTGGAAGAAGGTGATGATAAAGCTGTAAAGCGTAATATCCGCCTTAACCGTAAAAACTCACAGTACTATGAAGTTTCCGAAGGCCTTCAGCCTGGCGATCGTGTGATTACCAGTAGCTATGATAACTTTGGTGACAATGAAGTAATCGTATTAGATTGACCCTGAATAACCTTACTTATAGAAATGACAAGTATTCTTAAAACCGTTAACCTCAGAAAGGTTTATACCACCGAGGAGATCGAAACCACGGCCCTGAATGACGTGAATATCGACATCAAGGAAGGTGAGTTTGTAGCCATAATGGGACCTTCAGGATGTGGTAAATCAACCCTCCTGAATATTATCGGCTTGCTCGATAGCCCATCTACAGGTGAATACTGGTTTGTTGACCAGGAAGTAGCAAAATACAATGAGCGCCAGCGCGCAAAACTGCGTAAAGGTTCCATCGGATTTGTATTCCAGAGCTTCAACCTGATAGACGAACTTACTGTCTTTGAAAACGTGGAGCTTCCACTCCTGTACCTTAAAGTTGACAGCGCAGAGCGTAAGCGTAAAGTGGATGAAGTCCTGGAGCGCATGAATATCATGCACCGGCGTACACACTTTCCCCAGCAGCTTAGTGGTGGTCAGCAGCAGCGTGTAGCTATTGCCAGAGCGATCGTTGCTAACCCTAAGGTGATATTGGCGGATGAGCCTACAGGTAATCTCGATTCTAAGAACGGCGAGGAGGTAATGAAACTTCTGGCCGATCTGAATCAACAGGGAACGACAATTGTGATGGTGACCCACTCTCCATATGATGCTAACTATGCCCACCGTACCATTAATCTATTTGATGGAAAAGTGGTTACAGAAAACATCAAGGAGTCTTTCCACGTCTAGCCTTCCATAACCTGGGGAGTGCCTTATAAGGCACTCCCATTTTATACTTTTCAACCAGCCCCCTTCTTTCAGCCAGCTATTTTTTTCCTTCCTCGGGATCTCTTTCTTCATAGCCATGACCTTTCATGATACTCAATAACCTGAAGATCGCCTACCGGACGTTGATGAAACAAAAAGTGTTTGCTATTATCAACGTGCTCGGATTAGCCATTGGCATTGCCTGCTGTATTTTGCTAATGCACAGTATCAGGTTTGAATTGAGCTTCGATAATATGCATCCGGATGTTGACCGGATATATAAGCTGAATCAGCGGTGGTTTGACGGTGATTACAGCACCCAGATTGCAGCCATTGCCGCCCCCTACCTTAAAAAAGATATGCCGGAGGTGGAAGCCTATAACAGGATAATTTCTACCGGTGGTAGCACCTTTACCTATATAAACGATACCTCAGAGCCACTCATATTCGTAGAGGATGCCTTTGGCTTTGCAGATGAAAACTTCTTCTCATTTTATGGGATCAACATCGTTAAAGGAGATAAAAACACGGTGTTTTCAGATCCGAACGCCATAGTTATTACCCAATCTGCTGCCAGAAGATATTTTGGCGATGATGAGCCCTTAGGTAAAATACTGCGGTATGAAAACCGGCACGACCTGCAGGTTACCGGAATCATGGAGGATTACCCTCCCAATAGTTCCATAGACCTGGACCTGGTGGCCCCCATTTCCTTTTTCGAAAAAAGCAATGGGATAAAAGAGTATACGAGCTGGTGGTGGCCAAATACATTCACCACCGTAAAGCTAAATCCTGAAGCAAATGCTCAGGAACTGAATGACAAAATGGTGTCCTTTGCCAGCCAATACCGTGAAGGCGATGTCGCCGAGGAGTTACGACCAAGATTGCAGCCATTTACAGATATAAGACTATATGGTGCCGGCAATGAGGGAGAAGGTACCATAAGGTTTGTCACTACCTTCAGCGTAGTCGCCTTACTTATTCTGGTAATAGCCTGCTTTAATTTTATGAACCTCAGCACGGCCCGCGCCTTGCGCAGGGCACGGGAAGTAGGGGTCAGGAAAGTGATAGGAGCACGTAAAGGCCAGCTGATCGCCCAGTTCCTTACCGAATCCGTCCTCATCACATTTATAAGTCTTCTGCTGGGTTTGCTTATTGCAGAATTGCTACTCCCCTTCTTCAGGAGCCTGTCCGGTCAGATAATCGATATTGACTACGGAGGGAGCTGGATGTACCTCAGTCTGCTCGCGATACTAATCGTTGTAGGCATTCTGAGTGGTAGCTATCCCGCTTTTTTCCTCA
It contains:
- a CDS encoding glycoside hydrolase family 15 protein, which produces MSDKIAGRDGYDGRYPPIQDHGLIGNLHTIALVSIRGTINFMPFTRIDSPTIFTSLLDADKGGSFSIDCLHDNVTHKQMYLPDTAILMTRFLAADGVAELIDFMPVKKTEERCSLIRRLRIVRGQLTFRISCSPSFGYARHGCEIEKETSAGAYLFKDPTGEQNNIRLFCDLDMEVAKKGTETTITLKEQETVDLIMEVADHQQDHLDPESKMQSTISYWKEWSSKSNYQGRWKEEVNRSAMTLKLLTNYQFGSVVAAGTFGLPESPGGTRNWDYRFTWLRDAAFTMYAFLRLGYMNEAEGFMNWIRKRLEDTELQIMYGIDGTKELEEVELDHLEGYRGAKPVRIGNGAYQQTQMDIYGEFIDTIYLYNKHGGSISYQFWKKVEKQVNFLCENWKKKDHGIWEVRSQKQEFLHSRVMCWVALDRALRIAEDRSFPSETSRWKKVRDEIYRDIYENFWDEEKGAYVQYKGAKVLDASALLLPLVRYMSSSEPRWVSTFEQIKKELVTEPLVYRYKVEGEETDGLEGDEGTFSICSFWYVECLARMGNLDESILSFEKMLGYANHLGLFSEQLGLDGSQLGNFPQAFTHLSLISAAYQIDKQHHKLKD
- a CDS encoding PAS domain-containing sensor histidine kinase — protein: MVFKEFRTGVLWRVLLIALSIFVGFLLYFDKKYVSTGVTGVVIGIQIYNLFLFVENTNRKLTRFLESVRYSDFVSGFNADNKLGDSFRQLNQAFNEVLDAFREQRSISEENELYLHTIVQHVTVGLLALDSDGNVELINPVAKRLLDLPQLKHINELHHKHPVLHLLLVGLKLGQRAMHRIGPNVDLAISVTELRLHGKHLRLYSLQNIRSELQQNEIQAWQNLTKVLRHEIMNSITPIASLVGTLNDILKEDLHDENGEVNDEALEDIQEGLQTIGNRSKGLVRFVDAYRDFTNIPEPEFTRFEMRDLLDHVAHLMRTEFRDTGISMDYHPPTESILLMADQQLIEMILINLIKNGREALTGRENGRVELSGGMGVDQRPVIQVSDNGPGIIPEARERIFIPFYTTKKTGSGIGLSLSRQIMQLHNGDLSVESEPEVRTIFTLRF
- a CDS encoding sigma-54-dependent transcriptional regulator; amino-acid sequence: MSQSVKSSKIPGKILVVDDNQDVLSAARLFLKRHFTSIDIEKNPEAIPTLMNNEQYDVILLDMNFTKDVSSGHEGFYWLDKILAIDPSAVVVLITAYGDVQTAVRAIKEGASDFVLKPWENEKLLATMMSAMRLRQSRTEVADLKDKQKQINEDNDFKYVDILGKSGPMQKVFETIDRVAGTDANVLILGENGTGKELVARAIHRKSKRHDGVFISVDLGAITESLFESELFGHTKGAFTDAKEERAGRFEVASGGTLFLDEIGNLSLPLQAKLLSAIQSRQVTRVGSNKTRDVDIRLICATNMNLYDMVGQNSFRQDLLYRVNTIEIILPPLRERGEDLELLADHYLKHYAHKYSKEVHSVSAAALKRMQKYNWPGNVRELQHAVERAVIMSQSNVLQPEDFFFNARPGEQSGGQGEENIQLEQYHLEEVEKILIRKVMKKYNGNITQAATELGLTRSSLYRRLEKYGL
- a CDS encoding efflux RND transporter periplasmic adaptor subunit; translation: MDRVIKKKRWTTKKIILAGVIVGAVLFALYGFLFADNRSKVKTEREKITISTVKEGEFQEYIPRSGTVQPIRSIYMDAIEGGVVKQLVRESGDMVDKGDTIMILTNSNLQLDVMNRETMLYEQLNNQRNIRLNLDQNTLRLKQDLAEIDYQIKLLEPQYERFKELYEKKLVSKREFEEVKEPYMYQLNRRELTVKAYKTDSINIVRQRAQLQNSEDRMLMSLDAVGRILDNLVVRAPITGQLTTPDLEIGESIDRGQSLGQVDIVDSFKVRVPIDELYLPRIKEGQKGTFDFSGDTYELTIEKIFPTVTNGVFEVDMHFVGEQPENIKRGQTLRVRLQLSDLTTATLLPVGGFYQNTGGNWVYVLEEGDDKAVKRNIRLNRKNSQYYEVSEGLQPGDRVITSSYDNFGDNEVIVLD
- a CDS encoding ABC transporter ATP-binding protein yields the protein MTSILKTVNLRKVYTTEEIETTALNDVNIDIKEGEFVAIMGPSGCGKSTLLNIIGLLDSPSTGEYWFVDQEVAKYNERQRAKLRKGSIGFVFQSFNLIDELTVFENVELPLLYLKVDSAERKRKVDEVLERMNIMHRRTHFPQQLSGGQQQRVAIARAIVANPKVILADEPTGNLDSKNGEEVMKLLADLNQQGTTIVMVTHSPYDANYAHRTINLFDGKVVTENIKESFHV